The following proteins are encoded in a genomic region of Alistipes shahii WAL 8301:
- a CDS encoding OmpP1/FadL family transporter, with product MKKLFLVLAAAAIASGAYAEGYQVNNLSSKQNGMGHVGTAMKLNSESIWFNPAAASFQSTQFDFSVGVTGIDSKATYTTLPDYTGKTQSRHFTSDNKIATPLYAYFNYKPLDWMSVGLAFNTPFGSSMNWGDNWAGAQLVQSINLKAYNLQPTVSFKICEHLSVGAGLMMTWGKFDLSRSMLPVGAANAQNVALNNIIQIVAPGTPNIFELAGDRNIMSLDLEGKAKMAVGVNLGIMWNINEQWSLGMTYRSKLKMKVNSGSIDMSTIDDPTIQAVLGQLLPKFDINPSAISSAIVKTELPLPASLTWGVSFRPVPKWEFAVDLQYVLWSAYDQLDVQILNPSTNLPVLTIPASDKNYSNTLAFRFGGEYHALDWLTARMGMYVDESPVSSDYLNPETPSMTKLAYTAGVTFRPCKWMHVDLAYGYVNSADPERTGSYPYVNSVLALANEQIKNVAPEYPTTSAITDFSGNYTARAHTFSIGVGFSF from the coding sequence ATGAAAAAACTTTTCCTCGTTCTGGCCGCCGCAGCCATCGCCTCCGGCGCTTACGCCGAGGGCTATCAGGTAAACAACCTCTCCTCGAAACAGAACGGTATGGGCCACGTAGGTACGGCCATGAAACTCAACTCGGAGTCCATTTGGTTCAACCCCGCAGCCGCATCATTCCAAAGCACGCAGTTCGACTTTTCGGTCGGCGTCACGGGAATAGACTCGAAAGCCACTTATACCACCCTGCCCGACTACACGGGCAAGACCCAGTCCCGGCACTTCACGTCGGACAACAAGATCGCAACCCCGCTCTACGCCTATTTCAACTACAAGCCGCTGGACTGGATGTCGGTCGGCCTGGCTTTCAACACCCCCTTCGGCTCTTCGATGAACTGGGGCGACAATTGGGCCGGAGCGCAGCTCGTGCAGTCCATCAACCTCAAGGCCTACAATCTCCAGCCTACGGTGTCGTTCAAAATCTGCGAACACCTCTCCGTCGGCGCCGGCCTGATGATGACGTGGGGTAAATTCGACCTTTCGCGTTCGATGCTGCCCGTCGGAGCGGCGAATGCCCAAAACGTCGCGCTGAACAACATCATACAGATCGTAGCTCCGGGCACTCCGAACATCTTCGAGCTGGCAGGCGACCGCAACATCATGTCGCTGGATCTCGAAGGCAAGGCCAAAATGGCCGTCGGGGTGAATCTCGGCATCATGTGGAACATCAACGAACAATGGTCGCTCGGCATGACCTATCGTTCGAAACTCAAGATGAAGGTGAATTCCGGCTCGATCGACATGTCGACCATCGACGATCCGACGATTCAGGCCGTCCTGGGACAGCTTCTTCCGAAATTCGACATCAATCCCTCGGCAATCTCCTCGGCAATCGTGAAAACCGAACTTCCGCTCCCGGCATCGCTGACCTGGGGCGTCAGCTTCCGCCCCGTGCCGAAATGGGAGTTTGCCGTCGATCTGCAATACGTGCTGTGGAGCGCATACGACCAACTCGATGTCCAGATCCTCAATCCGTCGACGAATCTTCCGGTCCTGACGATCCCCGCCAGCGACAAAAACTACTCCAACACGCTGGCATTCCGCTTCGGCGGCGAATACCACGCACTCGACTGGCTGACGGCCCGCATGGGTATGTATGTCGACGAAAGCCCCGTAAGCAGCGACTACCTCAATCCCGAAACGCCCTCGATGACCAAACTCGCCTACACCGCCGGCGTCACGTTCCGTCCTTGCAAATGGATGCACGTCGACCTGGCCTACGGCTATGTGAATTCGGCCGATCCGGAGCGCACGGGTTCCTATCCCTACGTCAACTCCGTGCTGGCGCTGGCCAACGAGCAGATCAAGAACGTTGCCCCCGAGTATCCGACGACCAGCGCGATCACCGACTTTTCAGGCAATTACACCGCACGCGCCCACACGTTCTCCATCGGCGTGGGGTTCAGTTTCTAA
- a CDS encoding sigma-54-dependent transcriptional regulator, whose protein sequence is MTKVLILDQSKSVRNILRERLEYEGFSAEAVENEAAASALCERIPFDVILSDTECKVPDAGIPFIALSADTSIDTAVKAVRNGAQDFLTKPIDMNRLLQSLHRTIDNPAPAQAPPAAPPVRRRRAHSAQAERIIGVSPEIEHVRQLIDKVAPCEARVLITGENGTGKELVARWLHAKSVRAAAPFVEVNCAAIPSELIESELFGHERGAFTSAVKQRKGKFEQADGGTLFMDEIGDMSLAAQAKVLRALQESRISRVGSDRDIEVNVRVVAATNKNLREEIQKGNFREDLYHRLAVIVVRVPPLREHAGDIPALVEHFIRTIASEYGSAPKPIDADALAELQRMPWSGNIRELRNVIERLIILSGDRITARDVKEYC, encoded by the coding sequence ATGACAAAGGTTTTAATTCTGGACCAATCAAAAAGCGTGCGAAACATTCTGCGCGAGCGGTTGGAGTATGAAGGGTTCTCGGCCGAAGCCGTCGAGAACGAGGCTGCGGCCTCGGCATTGTGCGAGAGGATTCCGTTCGACGTGATTCTGTCCGACACGGAGTGCAAGGTTCCGGATGCAGGCATCCCGTTCATAGCCCTCTCGGCCGACACGTCGATCGACACGGCGGTCAAGGCCGTGCGCAACGGAGCGCAGGATTTCCTCACAAAACCCATCGACATGAACCGGCTGCTGCAATCGCTGCACCGCACCATCGACAATCCCGCGCCCGCGCAGGCGCCCCCGGCCGCCCCGCCCGTGCGCCGCCGCCGGGCGCACTCCGCCCAGGCCGAGCGGATCATCGGCGTCTCGCCCGAGATCGAACACGTCCGCCAGCTGATCGACAAGGTGGCCCCGTGCGAGGCCCGGGTGCTGATCACGGGCGAAAACGGCACGGGAAAGGAGCTTGTGGCCCGCTGGCTGCACGCCAAGAGCGTCCGCGCGGCGGCCCCGTTCGTCGAGGTCAACTGCGCGGCCATCCCCTCCGAACTGATCGAGAGCGAACTGTTCGGCCACGAGCGCGGGGCCTTCACCTCGGCCGTCAAGCAGCGCAAGGGCAAGTTCGAGCAGGCCGACGGAGGCACGCTCTTCATGGACGAGATCGGCGACATGTCGCTCGCGGCGCAGGCCAAGGTGCTGCGCGCCCTGCAGGAGAGCCGCATCAGCCGCGTGGGAAGCGACCGGGACATCGAGGTCAACGTGCGCGTGGTGGCCGCCACGAACAAGAACCTGCGCGAGGAGATTCAGAAAGGGAATTTCCGCGAAGACCTCTACCACCGTCTGGCGGTGATCGTGGTGCGGGTTCCGCCGCTGCGCGAGCATGCCGGGGACATTCCTGCGCTGGTCGAGCATTTCATCCGCACGATCGCCTCGGAATACGGCTCCGCCCCCAAACCCATCGACGCCGACGCGCTGGCCGAGCTGCAACGGATGCCGTGGAGCGGCAACATCCGCGAACTGCGCAACGTCATCGAGCGTCTGATCATCCTCTCCGGCGACCGCATCACGGCACGCGACGTGAAGGAGTACTGCTGA
- a CDS encoding DUF4492 domain-containing protein, producing METLRKVIRFYVEGFREMTVGRTLWAIILIKLFILFAVLKVFFFPDLLAGKSPSEKAGCVLENLTPEIPQP from the coding sequence ATGGAGACACTCCGCAAAGTGATCCGGTTTTACGTCGAGGGATTCCGCGAAATGACCGTGGGACGCACCCTGTGGGCCATCATCCTCATCAAACTCTTCATCCTGTTCGCCGTGCTGAAAGTCTTCTTCTTCCCCGACCTGCTCGCGGGCAAAAGCCCCTCGGAAAAGGCCGGCTGCGTGCTGGAAAACCTGACACCCGAAATTCCGCAACCATGA
- a CDS encoding Na+/H+ antiporter NhaC family protein, producing MKTNAEKLPSPWVSAIPLAVLTGLLYVVIRAFGGEAINGGSQIALLSATSVCVMLSIGIYRCRWAVLEEAIIDNIRASASAIVILLLIGAIAGTWMISGVVPTMIYYGLQILHPSFFLVASCAICAVVSLMTGSSWTTIATIGVALMGIGQAMGFSEGWVAGAIISGAYFGDKLSLLSDTTVLASSTAGVEVFTHIRYMLYTTVPSMLIALGVFTVAGLALDHGVSTHAEMYAATLAATFRITPWLLAVPLATGMLIARKLPAIVTLFSSVVFACAAMLLAQPELVARVAGVGELDFMSGFKGVLMTCFGPTAIPTGAPQLDELVATRGMAGMLNTVWLIICAMCFGGVMTGSGMLRSLTSIFLRWVRRAFSAVASTVGAGIFFNLCTADQYISIILSGRLFRDLYADRGLEPRLLSRSVEDSATVCSVLIPWNSCGMTQATVLGVSTFVYAPYCIFNIVSPLMSLLVAAVGWNIKRKK from the coding sequence ATGAAGACGAATGCTGAAAAACTGCCGTCGCCCTGGGTGTCGGCCATTCCGCTGGCGGTGCTGACGGGACTCCTCTATGTCGTGATCCGCGCCTTCGGCGGCGAGGCCATCAACGGCGGAAGCCAGATCGCCCTGCTGTCGGCCACGTCGGTCTGCGTGATGCTCTCGATCGGCATCTACCGCTGCCGCTGGGCCGTGCTCGAAGAGGCCATCATCGACAACATCCGCGCCTCGGCGTCGGCCATCGTCATCCTGCTGCTGATCGGCGCCATCGCCGGCACGTGGATGATCTCGGGCGTGGTCCCGACGATGATTTATTACGGACTGCAAATCCTCCACCCGTCGTTCTTCCTCGTGGCTTCGTGCGCGATCTGCGCCGTGGTGTCGCTGATGACCGGATCGTCGTGGACCACCATCGCCACCATCGGCGTGGCGCTCATGGGCATCGGCCAGGCGATGGGCTTTTCGGAAGGATGGGTCGCCGGAGCCATCATCTCGGGAGCCTATTTCGGCGACAAGCTCTCGCTGCTCTCCGACACCACGGTGCTGGCCTCGTCGACGGCCGGCGTCGAGGTCTTCACCCACATCCGCTACATGCTCTACACCACCGTTCCGTCGATGCTCATCGCCCTCGGGGTCTTCACCGTCGCGGGCCTGGCGCTCGACCACGGAGTTTCGACCCATGCCGAAATGTATGCCGCGACGCTCGCCGCGACGTTCCGCATCACGCCGTGGCTCCTCGCGGTGCCGCTGGCCACGGGAATGCTCATCGCGCGGAAACTCCCGGCCATCGTGACGCTGTTCTCGTCCGTGGTCTTCGCCTGTGCGGCGATGCTCCTGGCGCAGCCCGAACTGGTGGCCCGGGTGGCGGGCGTCGGGGAGCTGGACTTCATGTCGGGGTTCAAGGGGGTGCTGATGACCTGCTTCGGCCCGACGGCCATCCCCACGGGCGCGCCGCAGCTCGACGAACTGGTCGCCACGCGCGGCATGGCCGGGATGCTGAACACCGTGTGGCTGATCATCTGCGCCATGTGCTTCGGCGGGGTGATGACCGGCAGCGGCATGCTGCGGTCGCTGACGTCGATCTTCCTGCGCTGGGTGCGCCGCGCCTTTTCGGCCGTGGCCTCGACCGTGGGCGCGGGCATCTTCTTCAACCTCTGCACCGCCGACCAGTATATCTCGATCATCCTCTCGGGGCGGCTTTTCCGCGACCTCTATGCCGACCGGGGGCTGGAGCCGAGGCTGTTGAGCCGCTCGGTGGAGGATTCCGCCACGGTCTGCTCGGTCCTGATCCCGTGGAACTCGTGCGGCATGACGCAGGCCACGGTGCTCGGCGTCTCGACCTTCGTCTACGCGCCCTACTGCATCTTCAACATCGTCTCGCCGCTGATGTCGCTGCTCGTGGCGGCTGTCGGCTGGAACATAAAACGGAAAAAATGA
- a CDS encoding cytochrome d ubiquinol oxidase subunit II, with protein MDTITLLQHYWWLVISLLGALLVFLMFVQGGQALLYTIGRTEEERNMLVNSLGRKWEFTFTTLVTFGGAFFASFPLFYSTSFGGAFYVWMAILLCFVIQAVAYEYRRKPGNVFGERTFNAFLLVNGVLGPLLIGTAVGTFFTGAEFTVDRLNLANQGGAAVISQWATPWHGLEAVAEWRNVLLGLSVTLLAMTLACQYFMNNIDDEAIFRRAARRMRTFAVLFVACFVAWLLALVLADGWAVDAAGTVSIEPYKYLHNLVEMPYVAAALLIGVASVLWSVWLGWRGSRRAVWFGGVGTVLTVLSLLLLAGWNDTAYYPSLADMQSSLTIRNSSSSLFTLRTMAWVSLFVPFVAAYIWYAWRAMNRRPITREEIRGDDHQY; from the coding sequence ATGGATACTATCACCCTACTTCAACACTATTGGTGGCTGGTCATTTCGCTTTTGGGGGCCTTGCTGGTCTTCCTGATGTTCGTGCAGGGCGGTCAGGCGCTGCTCTACACGATCGGCCGCACCGAAGAGGAGCGCAACATGCTGGTCAACTCGCTGGGCCGCAAGTGGGAGTTCACCTTCACGACGCTCGTGACGTTCGGCGGGGCGTTCTTCGCCTCGTTCCCGTTGTTCTACTCCACGTCGTTCGGCGGGGCGTTCTACGTCTGGATGGCCATTCTGCTGTGCTTCGTCATTCAGGCCGTGGCCTACGAATACCGCCGCAAACCGGGCAACGTCTTCGGCGAACGGACCTTCAACGCCTTCCTGCTCGTCAACGGCGTGTTAGGCCCGCTGCTCATCGGCACGGCCGTGGGAACCTTCTTCACGGGGGCGGAATTCACCGTCGACCGCCTCAACCTGGCCAACCAGGGCGGCGCGGCGGTGATCTCGCAGTGGGCGACGCCGTGGCACGGGCTGGAGGCCGTCGCCGAGTGGCGCAACGTGCTGCTGGGCCTGTCGGTGACGCTGCTGGCCATGACGCTGGCCTGCCAGTACTTTATGAACAACATCGACGACGAGGCGATCTTCCGCCGCGCCGCACGCCGCATGCGCACGTTCGCCGTGCTGTTCGTCGCCTGCTTCGTGGCATGGCTCCTGGCCCTCGTCCTCGCCGACGGATGGGCCGTCGACGCCGCGGGCACGGTCTCCATCGAACCCTATAAATACCTGCACAACCTCGTGGAAATGCCCTACGTGGCCGCCGCGCTGCTGATCGGCGTGGCTTCGGTGCTGTGGAGCGTCTGGCTGGGGTGGCGCGGCAGCCGCCGTGCGGTGTGGTTCGGGGGCGTCGGCACGGTGCTCACGGTGCTGTCGCTGCTGCTGCTCGCGGGGTGGAACGACACGGCCTACTACCCTTCGCTCGCGGACATGCAGTCGTCGCTGACGATCCGCAACTCCTCGTCGAGCCTCTTCACGCTCCGCACGATGGCGTGGGTGTCGCTGTTCGTGCCGTTCGTGGCAGCCTACATCTGGTACGCCTGGCGTGCGATGAACCGCCGCCCGATCACCCGCGAGGAGATCCGCGGCGACGACCACCAGTATTAA
- a CDS encoding enoyl-ACP reductase, whose product MSYNLLKGKKGLIFGALNEQSIAWKVAERAVEEGAEIVLTNTAVSIRMGTISKLAEKCNTIVVPADATSVGDLENLIDKTMEHFGGKFDFMLHSIGMSPNVRKGRTYDDLDYDFLSKTLDISAISFHKAIQVARKKDAINDWGSIVALSYIAAQRTLYGYNDMADAKALLESIARSFGYIYGREKHVRINTVSQSPTPTTAGSGVLGLGDLMGFAENMSPLGNASAEDCADYVLTLFSDLTRKVTMQNLYHDGGFSSMGMSRRAMKTYEKGMRFEDVHENQYPFGK is encoded by the coding sequence ATGTCATACAATTTATTGAAAGGAAAGAAAGGTCTGATTTTCGGAGCGCTCAACGAGCAGTCGATTGCCTGGAAAGTGGCGGAACGCGCCGTGGAGGAGGGCGCCGAAATCGTCCTCACCAATACCGCCGTATCAATCCGCATGGGAACCATCTCGAAGCTGGCCGAGAAGTGCAATACGATCGTCGTTCCGGCCGACGCCACGAGCGTCGGGGATCTGGAGAACCTGATCGACAAGACGATGGAGCACTTCGGGGGCAAATTCGATTTCATGCTCCACTCGATCGGCATGTCGCCCAACGTCCGCAAGGGACGCACCTATGACGATCTGGATTACGATTTCCTCTCGAAGACGCTCGACATCTCGGCCATTTCGTTCCACAAGGCCATTCAGGTGGCCCGCAAGAAGGACGCCATCAACGACTGGGGTTCGATCGTCGCCCTTTCGTACATCGCCGCGCAGCGCACGCTCTACGGTTACAACGACATGGCCGACGCCAAGGCGCTGCTGGAGTCCATAGCCCGCAGCTTCGGTTACATCTACGGCCGCGAGAAGCATGTGCGCATCAACACCGTGTCGCAGTCGCCGACGCCGACCACGGCAGGGAGCGGCGTGCTGGGGTTGGGCGACCTGATGGGTTTCGCCGAGAACATGTCGCCGCTGGGCAACGCTTCGGCCGAAGATTGCGCGGACTACGTGCTGACGCTTTTCTCGGACCTCACGCGCAAGGTCACGATGCAGAACCTCTACCACGACGGCGGATTCTCGTCGATGGGCATGTCGCGCCGCGCCATGAAGACCTACGAGAAGGGCATGCGGTTCGAGGACGTGCACGAGAACCAGTATCCTTTCGGCAAGTAG
- a CDS encoding HAD family hydrolase produces the protein MKTSLVIFDLDGTLLDTIGDLAVACNAVLGVRGLPQHTYEEYCHFVGNGILRLVERALPEPLRTPETVAAVRADFVKYYTEHIDAHTRPYDGIPELIAELARRGVALAVASNKFQAGTEKLVGLFFPGVTFAAVLGQRPGVPLKPSPAVVEEILARTGTAREEVLYVGDSGVDIETAAAAGVRSAGVTWGFRDRAELIAAGARHLVDRPGELLELL, from the coding sequence ATGAAAACTTCGCTCGTCATCTTCGACCTCGACGGCACGCTGCTCGACACGATCGGCGATCTGGCCGTGGCGTGCAACGCCGTGCTGGGTGTGCGGGGACTGCCGCAACACACCTATGAGGAATACTGTCATTTCGTCGGCAACGGCATCCTGCGGCTCGTGGAACGCGCCCTGCCCGAACCGCTGCGCACGCCCGAAACCGTCGCCGCGGTGCGCGCCGACTTCGTGAAATACTACACCGAACACATCGACGCCCATACGCGGCCCTACGACGGAATTCCGGAGCTGATCGCCGAACTGGCGCGGCGGGGCGTCGCGCTGGCCGTGGCGTCGAACAAGTTCCAGGCCGGGACCGAGAAGCTCGTCGGGCTGTTCTTCCCCGGGGTGACGTTCGCCGCGGTGCTGGGCCAGCGTCCCGGCGTGCCGCTGAAACCTTCGCCGGCAGTCGTCGAGGAGATTCTCGCACGGACGGGCACGGCGCGTGAGGAGGTGTTGTATGTCGGCGATTCGGGGGTGGACATCGAGACCGCGGCGGCTGCCGGGGTGCGCTCGGCGGGTGTGACGTGGGGTTTCCGCGACCGTGCGGAGCTGATCGCCGCCGGGGCGCGGCATCTGGTCGACCGGCCCGGCGAGTTGCTGGAGCTGCTGTGA
- a CDS encoding pyridoxal phosphate-dependent aminotransferase, whose product MPEISLRAEQMPASPIRKLVPLADAARARGTKIYHLNIGQPDLPSPKEGLESLKHIDRKVLEYSPSDGYRSLREKLVTYYEQYQIKLSPEEIIVTTGGSEAVLFAFMSCLNPGDEIIVPEPAYANYMAFAISAGAVIRPVVASIENGFALPPIEEFEKLINDRTRGILICNPNNPTGYLYTRREMNRIRDMVKKYDLFLFSDEVYREFIYTGSPYISACHLEGIEQNVVLIDSVSKRYSECGIRIGALITKNKTLRNAVMKFCQARLSPPLIGQIIAEASIDAPRSYSTEVYEEYIERRKCLIDGLNRIPGVYSPIPMGAFYTVARLPVDDSDKFCAWCLSDFEYEGETVMMAPASGFYSDPECGRNEVRIAYVLKKEDLERALLILGKALEAYNARK is encoded by the coding sequence ATGCCCGAAATTTCACTCCGCGCCGAGCAGATGCCGGCCTCCCCGATACGCAAACTCGTCCCGCTGGCCGACGCGGCCCGCGCCCGGGGAACGAAAATCTACCATCTGAACATCGGCCAGCCCGACCTCCCCTCGCCCAAGGAGGGTCTCGAATCCCTCAAACACATCGACCGCAAGGTGCTGGAATACAGCCCCAGCGACGGCTACCGCTCGCTGCGCGAAAAGCTGGTGACCTATTACGAGCAGTATCAGATCAAGCTCTCGCCCGAGGAGATCATCGTCACCACGGGCGGCTCCGAGGCCGTGCTCTTCGCCTTCATGTCGTGCCTCAACCCGGGCGACGAAATCATCGTTCCCGAACCGGCCTACGCCAACTACATGGCCTTCGCCATTTCGGCGGGCGCCGTGATCCGCCCGGTGGTGGCCTCCATCGAGAACGGATTCGCGCTGCCCCCGATCGAGGAGTTCGAGAAGCTGATCAACGACCGCACGCGCGGCATCCTGATCTGCAACCCCAACAACCCCACGGGTTACCTCTACACCCGCCGCGAGATGAACCGCATCCGCGACATGGTGAAGAAATACGACCTGTTCCTCTTTTCGGACGAGGTCTACCGCGAATTCATCTACACCGGTTCGCCCTACATTTCGGCCTGCCACCTCGAAGGCATCGAGCAGAACGTCGTGCTGATCGACTCGGTGTCGAAACGCTACTCCGAGTGCGGCATCCGCATCGGCGCGCTGATCACCAAGAACAAGACGCTGCGCAATGCGGTGATGAAATTCTGCCAGGCGCGCCTCTCGCCGCCGCTCATCGGGCAGATCATCGCCGAAGCGTCGATCGACGCGCCGCGGTCGTACAGCACCGAGGTCTACGAGGAGTACATCGAACGCCGCAAATGCCTGATCGACGGACTGAACCGCATCCCGGGCGTCTACTCGCCGATCCCGATGGGGGCTTTCTACACGGTGGCACGGCTCCCGGTCGACGACAGCGACAAGTTCTGCGCCTGGTGTCTCTCGGATTTCGAATACGAAGGCGAAACCGTTATGATGGCGCCTGCGTCGGGCTTCTACTCCGATCCCGAATGCGGCCGCAACGAGGTCCGCATCGCCTACGTCCTCAAGAAGGAGGACCTCGAGCGGGCCTTGCTGATCCTGGGCAAGGCGCTCGAAGCCTACAACGCCAGAAAATAA
- a CDS encoding cytochrome ubiquinol oxidase subunit I: MLSDYLSTVDWSRAQFAMTAIYHWLFVPLTLGLGFLIAIMETLYVRTKDPFWLRTTKFWMRLFGINFAIGVATGLILEFEFGTNWSNYSHFVGDIFGAPLAIEGILAFFLESTFIAVMFFGWRKVSRGFHLTATWLTAFGANLSAWWILVANSWMQYPVGCDFNLETVRNEMTSFSAVALSPVAVNKFFHTVTSSFVLAALFVVGVSAWYLLRRREQLMARRSIAIASAFGFVFALVTAFTGDRSGAIVARVQPMKLAAMEALYDGQQGAPLTAVGILRPEAQRTGGDAFYFRIDIPKMLSLMSFRSADAFVPGINDLVYGNEEYGVMPASEKIERGRVAVEELGRYRTAREKGDTAAITEIEAKFDRSTPQGAEFLREHFAYFGYGYLSSPEQIVPDVPLLFYSFRVMVGAGCFFILLLGLVWWLNRRDRLASKRWLLRTAVWSVPLAYLASQAGWVVAEVGRQPWAIQDLMPVGVAASKIPSGSVSVTFFLFLALFTALLAAELSIMFRQIKTGPKDD, from the coding sequence ATGCTTTCCGACTACCTATCCACCGTCGACTGGTCGCGCGCGCAGTTCGCCATGACGGCCATCTACCACTGGCTGTTCGTCCCGCTGACGCTCGGGCTGGGCTTCCTCATCGCCATCATGGAGACCCTTTACGTCCGCACGAAGGACCCGTTCTGGCTCCGCACGACCAAATTCTGGATGCGCCTGTTCGGCATCAACTTCGCCATCGGCGTGGCCACGGGCCTGATCCTCGAATTCGAATTCGGGACCAACTGGTCCAACTACTCCCACTTCGTGGGCGACATTTTCGGCGCGCCGCTGGCCATCGAGGGCATTCTGGCGTTCTTCCTCGAATCGACCTTCATCGCCGTGATGTTCTTCGGCTGGCGCAAGGTCAGCCGGGGTTTCCACCTCACGGCCACGTGGCTCACGGCCTTCGGCGCCAACCTCTCGGCGTGGTGGATTCTGGTCGCCAACTCGTGGATGCAATACCCCGTGGGGTGCGACTTCAACCTCGAAACCGTGCGCAACGAGATGACCTCGTTCTCGGCCGTGGCGCTGTCGCCCGTGGCGGTCAACAAGTTCTTCCACACCGTCACCTCGTCGTTCGTCCTCGCCGCGCTGTTCGTCGTGGGGGTCAGCGCGTGGTATCTGCTGCGCCGGCGCGAACAGCTGATGGCCCGCCGGAGCATCGCCATCGCCTCGGCCTTCGGGTTCGTCTTCGCGCTCGTCACGGCCTTCACGGGCGACCGTTCGGGCGCCATCGTGGCCCGCGTGCAGCCCATGAAGCTGGCGGCCATGGAGGCGCTCTACGACGGGCAGCAGGGCGCGCCGCTCACGGCCGTCGGCATCCTGCGTCCCGAGGCGCAGCGGACCGGCGGCGACGCCTTCTACTTCAGGATCGACATTCCGAAGATGCTCTCGCTGATGAGTTTCCGCTCGGCCGACGCGTTCGTTCCGGGCATCAACGACCTGGTCTACGGCAACGAGGAGTACGGCGTGATGCCGGCCTCGGAGAAGATCGAACGGGGGCGCGTGGCCGTCGAGGAGCTGGGCCGCTACCGCACGGCGCGCGAGAAGGGCGACACGGCGGCCATCACCGAGATCGAGGCCAAGTTCGACCGCTCGACGCCCCAGGGCGCGGAGTTCCTGCGCGAACATTTCGCCTACTTCGGCTACGGTTACCTCTCGTCGCCGGAGCAGATCGTGCCCGACGTGCCGCTGCTGTTTTACTCGTTCCGCGTGATGGTCGGCGCGGGCTGCTTCTTCATCCTGCTGCTAGGCCTCGTCTGGTGGCTCAACCGCCGCGACCGCCTCGCCTCGAAACGCTGGCTGCTGCGGACGGCCGTGTGGAGCGTCCCGCTGGCCTACCTCGCCTCGCAGGCCGGCTGGGTCGTCGCCGAGGTCGGACGCCAGCCGTGGGCCATCCAGGACCTGATGCCCGTGGGCGTCGCGGCGTCGAAAATCCCCAGCGGATCGGTCTCGGTGACCTTCTTCCTCTTTCTGGCGCTGTTCACGGCGCTGCTCGCCGCCGAGTTGAGCATTATGTTCCGGCAGATCAAAACAGGACCTAAAGACGACTGA